In Cicer arietinum cultivar CDC Frontier isolate Library 1 chromosome 7, Cicar.CDCFrontier_v2.0, whole genome shotgun sequence, a single window of DNA contains:
- the LOC101501534 gene encoding uncharacterized protein: protein MGNCCTAPSSMEWCGDDWESLKSNQTLKKSKSCSSSSKVFDESHLAQSQRNLCLGNIVDHKNNSNKEKLLGKLRASCDANGKVTLKISRDELAELLGEIQNINNNNQQQPQQMTMMKKKKQLASAEQVLCRLIKKARDHEIANNHHHSHWKPVLETIPEC, encoded by the coding sequence atggGAAACTGTTGCACAGCACCGTCGTCAATGGAGTGGTGTGGAGATGATTGGGAATCTTTGAAGTCTAACCAAACGTTGAAGAAATCAAAGTCATGTTCATCGTCAAGCAAGGTATTTGACGAATCTCATCTTGCTCAATCTCAACGGAATTTGTGTTTAGGGAACATAGTAGatcacaaaaataatagtaataaggAGAAGCTATTAGGAAAGTTGAGAGCTTCTTGTGATGCCAATGGAAAGGTGACATTGAAGATTTCAAGGGATGAGCTTGCTGAACTATTGGGAGAGATACagaacattaataataataatcaacaacAACCGCAGCAGATGacgatgatgaagaagaagaagcaattAGCTTCTGCAGAACAAGTTCTTTGTCGGTTAATAAAAAAAGCTAGAGATCATGAAATTGCAAACAACCATCATCACAGTCATTGGAAACCTGTGCTAGAGACTATTCCTGAATGTTAA
- the LOC101501851 gene encoding uncharacterized protein, with the protein MNQQNQGPSIPSNVPMKRKRGRPRKEENVVHKSENVLNFNQPPTGQANGSDGVMLGKVVTGVIEASFNDGYLVNVKVAETDSFLRGVVFLPGQVIPVTAENDVAPHVQMIKRKEFPIPMVNPQVQAQTTEVHGALTSLQPIGLQIQVPLHREHALPTEIISVPPGISEPEHVNQSSSLKSELECDKTVKQGDKLHELDVSTQVEKLGFRANNGGAEKESRPVASETMNLFPVTGNTDKELRTEQQVFPSVHQLNELVHDEPNSSNTELNLVPLCAEPESMQSEQTSKSVENFVEKQNLPETDSQEDANTKLLSIETLSKVDNNNLNSNGKPSTGIANILDAVPNHTVEISQPESMPSEQFVQSADLSDSKLASDQGCEFMEKSDSQNCSSLGDINKVIFNHPNQSFVDAVPSENQIGSGT; encoded by the coding sequence atgaaccaacagAATCAAGGACCCAGCATTCCATCAAATGTTCCAATGAAACGAAAACGGGGCCGACCACGAAAAGAAGAGAATGTAGTGCATAAATCTGAAAATGTGTTGAACTTCAATCAGCCACCAACTGGCCAAGCTAATGGTTCTGATGGTGTTATGTTGGGGAAGGTGGTCACTGGTGTCATTGAAGCATCTTTTAATGATGGATATCTTGTTAATGTTAAGGTAGCAGAAACAGATTCCTTTTTGAGAGGTGTTGTGTTTCTTCCAGGTCAAGTTATTCCAGTCACTGCAGAAAATGATGTGGCTCCCCATGTCCAAATGATCAAAAGGAAAGAGTTTCCAATTCCAATGGTAAACCCTCAGGTTCAGGCTCAGACTACCGAGGTCCATGGTGCACTTACCTCATTGCAACCTATTGGGCTACAAATACAGGTTCCTTTGCATAGAGAGCACGCACTGCCGACCGAGATTATCTCAGTTCCACCAGGAATATCAGAACCTGAGCATGTGAATCAGTCTTCCTCTCTCAAATCAGAGTTGGAATGTGACAAAACTGTTAAACAAGGtgataaattacatgaacttgaTGTCTCCACACAGGTAgaaaaattagggtttagggctaATAATGGAGGAGCAGAAAAAGAGTCAAGGCCGGTGGCATCTGAAACAATGAACCTGTTTCCAGTAACCGGAAACACTGATAAGGAGCTCAGAACTGAACAGCAAGTATTTCCTTCAGTGCATCAGTTGAATGAGTTGGTTCATGATGAACCAAATAGTTCAAATACTGAACTCAACTTGGTTCCTTTATGTGCTGAACCTGAATCAATGCAATCTGAACAGACTAGTAAATCTGTTGAAAACTTTGTGGAGAAGCAGAACTTGCCAGAAACAGATTCACAGGAAGATGCAAATACAAAGCTTCTTTCTATTGAGACTTTGAGCAAAGTTGACAATAACAACTTAAATTCAAATGGAAAACCAAGTACTGGTATTGCTAATATTCTTGATGCGGTACCAAATCATACAGTTGAGATAAGCCAACCTGAATCAATGCCATCTGAACAGTTTGTTCAATCTGCAGATCTTTCTGACTCCAAGCTTGCATCTGATCAAGGATGTGAATTCATGGAGAAGAGTGATTCACAAAACTGTAGCTCTCTTGGCGACATCAATAAGGTCATTTTCAATCATCCTAATCAATCTTTTGTTGATGCAGTGCCTTCTGAAAACCAGATTGGATCAGGcacttga